One Salinimonas marina DNA segment encodes these proteins:
- a CDS encoding efflux RND transporter periplasmic adaptor subunit: MKHIFLAVTASLAVILLAGCSPDSKSGSANQGPQQPAATAVSVVTIERTTVPDILSLPGRITPFQQSQVRPQVAGVITDRLFEEGAVVEKGQQLYQIDDARYKAELASTKADLKSAQANLKTLKAKEKRYKDLLAKNSVSEQEYDDVAAQTDQAEAQIAVAQAAIELARVNVDYTKVYAPISGQISRSYVTEGTLVTANQAQELATITQLDPVFVDMQNSGKAIVELRRSMQNRDEMPVEIVLDEASNSRYERQGKLKFSEVTVDESTGSVTLRAVVPNPDSVLMPGLFVKTNIIKSQEQGLLVPQRATMRQPDGALTVYVVGSNNTVEARVLEVVRSYQSQYLVTSGVSEGDKVIIAGYQKVKPGAQVTPQPWQQDPKKR, translated from the coding sequence ATGAAGCACATTTTTTTGGCGGTGACGGCAAGTTTAGCGGTCATACTATTGGCGGGCTGCTCACCAGATTCTAAATCAGGCTCAGCGAACCAGGGACCACAACAACCTGCTGCGACGGCGGTATCAGTCGTCACGATAGAGCGGACCACGGTGCCGGATATTTTGTCGCTGCCAGGCCGAATTACTCCTTTTCAGCAGTCTCAGGTACGCCCGCAGGTGGCCGGGGTGATCACTGACCGTTTATTTGAAGAGGGGGCGGTGGTTGAAAAAGGGCAGCAGTTGTATCAAATTGACGATGCCCGCTACAAAGCCGAATTAGCCAGTACCAAAGCCGATCTTAAAAGTGCTCAGGCAAACCTTAAAACACTGAAAGCAAAAGAAAAACGTTATAAAGACTTGCTGGCTAAAAACTCCGTGAGCGAGCAGGAATACGATGATGTGGCGGCCCAGACCGACCAGGCTGAGGCGCAGATTGCTGTGGCGCAGGCGGCGATAGAGCTGGCCAGGGTGAATGTCGACTATACCAAGGTGTATGCGCCTATCAGTGGCCAGATAAGCCGCTCTTATGTGACCGAAGGTACGCTGGTTACCGCCAATCAGGCTCAGGAGCTGGCCACCATTACCCAGCTGGATCCGGTCTTCGTGGATATGCAGAATTCTGGCAAAGCCATCGTAGAATTACGTCGCTCTATGCAAAACCGAGACGAAATGCCGGTAGAAATTGTGCTGGATGAAGCCAGTAACAGCCGGTACGAACGGCAGGGCAAACTGAAGTTCTCCGAAGTAACCGTGGATGAAAGCACCGGCAGTGTGACCCTGCGGGCGGTGGTGCCCAACCCTGACAGTGTATTGATGCCAGGATTGTTTGTGAAAACCAATATTATTAAGTCGCAGGAACAGGGGTTACTGGTACCCCAGCGCGCCACTATGCGTCAGCCGGACGGCGCGTTAACCGTGTATGTGGTAGGCAGTAATAATACGGTAGAAGCGCGCGTTCTTGAGGTGGTACGTAGCTACCAGAGCCAGTATCTGGTGACCTCGGGTGTAAGCGAGGGCGATAAAGTCATCATCGCAGGTTATCAAAAAGTGAAACCAGGCGCGCAGGTGACCCCGCAACCCTGGCAGCAAGACCCGAAAAAGCGCTAA
- a CDS encoding TetR family transcriptional regulator, with amino-acid sequence MRRTKEDAEQTKLAILEAALDVFYERGVAKASLEEVARAASVTRGAVYWHFKNKIEIFEALHENLHTPFIEQILEGLEVEHPNPVEQLQRICTQLILRLEQDPQLRKAIQLFMFKCDYSGELAACKVRFNAKKRDKLRAFEAYFEKALHQQTLPLSADPRLLALSVNCFFRGVVSEYLDSPQEFQPGHDVPQMMQLFFNGILPPAGR; translated from the coding sequence ATGCGCCGAACCAAAGAAGATGCGGAACAAACCAAACTAGCCATCCTTGAAGCGGCCCTGGATGTATTTTATGAGCGCGGGGTGGCCAAAGCCTCTCTGGAAGAAGTCGCCAGAGCCGCCAGTGTCACGCGTGGAGCGGTGTACTGGCATTTCAAAAATAAAATAGAAATTTTTGAAGCGCTGCATGAAAACCTGCATACGCCTTTTATTGAACAAATTCTGGAAGGACTGGAAGTAGAACATCCCAATCCGGTCGAACAGCTACAACGCATCTGTACTCAGTTGATATTGAGATTGGAGCAGGACCCGCAGTTGCGAAAAGCCATTCAGCTGTTTATGTTTAAATGTGACTATTCAGGTGAGCTGGCTGCGTGCAAAGTACGCTTTAATGCCAAAAAACGGGATAAACTGCGGGCCTTTGAAGCTTATTTTGAAAAAGCGCTGCACCAGCAGACACTGCCGTTGTCTGCGGACCCGCGTTTGCTGGCGTTATCAGTCAACTGCTTCTTTCGTGGTGTAGTCAGTGAGTATCTTGACTCCCCTCAGGAGTTTCAACCAGGGCATGATGTGCCTCAAATGATGCAATTGTTCTTCAATGGTATTTTACCGCCTGCAGGCAGATAA